A genomic stretch from Mesoplodon densirostris isolate mMesDen1 chromosome 3, mMesDen1 primary haplotype, whole genome shotgun sequence includes:
- the SLC34A1 gene encoding sodium-dependent phosphate transport protein 2A: protein MMSYGERLEGRAVSPLPVCGGHMMRGAAYAYVPSPQVLHRIPGTSAYAFPSLGPVALAERGRPYGEVLEHHDPLPAKLAQEDEQKPEPGVAQKLRQAGWTLLQVPLMLVFLYLFVCSLDVLSSAFQLAGGKVAGDIFKDSAILSNPVAALVVGILVTVLVQSSSTSTSIVVSMVSSGLLEVSSAIPIIMGSNIGTSVTNTIVALMQAGDRTDFRRAFAGATVHDCFNWLSVLVLLPLEAATGYLHHITRLVVASFNIRGGRDAPDLLKIITEPFTKLIIQLDKSVITSIATGDESLRNHSLIRIWCHPNPMEVPSRRPRAEVNTSRMLGNATMEKCSHIFVDTGLPDLAVGLILLAGSLVLLCTCLILLVKMLNSLLKGQVAKVIQMVINTDFPTPFTWATGYFAMVVGAGMTFVVQSSSVFTSAITPLIGLGVISLERAYPLTLGANIGTTTTAILAALASPREKLSSAFQIALCHFFFNISGILLWYPVPCTRLPIRMAKALGKRTAKYRWFAVLYLLLCFLLLPSLVFGISMAGWQAMVGVGTPFGALLAFVVLVSVLQSRSPGRLPKWLQTWDFLPRWMHSLQPLDHLITRATLCCARPEPRSPPLPARVFLEELPPATPSPRLAMPSHHTATRL, encoded by the exons ATGATGTCCTATGGAGAGAGGCTGGAGGGCCGGGCTGTCTCCCCACTCCCAGTCTGTGGGGGGCACATGATGCGTGGGGCAGCCTATGCCTATGTGCCCAGCCCACAGG TCCTGCACAGGATTCCAGGGACCTCAGCCTATGCCTTCCCCAGCCTGGGCCCCGTGGCCCTTGCCGAGCGGGGCCGCCCCTACGGGGAGGTTCTGGAGCACCATGACCCGCTGCCTGCCAAGCTGGCCCAGGAGGATGAGCAGAAGCCAG AGCCTGGGGTGGCCCAGAAGCTGCGCCAGGCTGGCTGGACGCTCCTCCAGGTACCACTGATGCTCGTCTTCCTCTACCTCTTTGTCTGCTCCCTGGACGTGCTCAGCTCAGCCTTCCAGCTGGCCGGAG GGAAGGTGGCTGGCGACATCTTCAAGGACAGTGCCATCCTGTCCAACCCAGTGGCGGCGCTGGTGGTGGGGATCCTCGTGACCGTGCTGGTGCAGAGCTCCAGCACCTCCACATCCATTGTGGTCAGCATGGTCTCCTCCGGCT TGCTGGAGGTAAGCTCTGCCATCCCCATCATCATGGGCTCCAACATCGGCACCTCCGTCACCAACACCATCGTGGCCCTGATGCAGGCGGGGGACAGGACTGACTTCCGGCG GGCCTTCGCGGGGGCCACAGTGCACGACTGCTTTAACTGGCTGTCAGTTCTGGTCCTGCTACCCCTGGAGGCTGCCACCGGGTACCTGCACCACATCACTCGACTTGTGGTGGCCTCCTTCAACATCCGCGGCGGCCGCGATGCCCCTGACCTGCTCAAGATCATCACGGAGCCCTTCACTAAGCTCATCATTCAG CTGGACAAGTCCGTGATTACCAGCATTGCCACGGGGGATGAGTCCCTGAGAAATCACAGTCTCATCCGGATCTGGTGCCACCCAAACCCCATGGAG GTTCCCTCCCGCAGGCCCAGGGCAGAGGTCAACACCAGCCGGATGCTCGGAAATGCCACCATGGAGAAAT GCAGCCACATTTTCGTGGACACAGGCCTGCCTGACCTGGCTGTGGGGCTCATCCTGCTGGCTGGCTCCCTGGTGCTCCTGTGCACTTGCCTCATCCTCCTCGTCAAGATGCTCAACTCTCTGCTCAAGGGCCAGGTGGCCAAGGTCATTCAGATGGTTATCAACACTG ACTTTCCCACCCCCTTCACCTGGGCCACAGGCTACTTTGCCATGGTGGTGGGCGCTGGCATGACCTTCGTTGTCCAGAGCAGTTCTGTGTTCACCTCGGCCATCACCCCACTCATCG GCCTGGGTGTGATCAGCCTTGAGCGCGCCTACCCACTCACACTGGGCGCCAACATCGGCACCACCACCACGGCCATCCTGGCTGCGCTGGCCAGCCCCCGGGAGAAGCTGTCCAGTGCTTTCCAG ATTGCCCTCTGCCACTTCTTCTTCAACATCTCAGGCATCCTGCTGTGGTACCCAGTGCCCTGCACGCGCCTGCCCATCCGCATGGCCAAGGCGCTGGGCAAACGCACCGCCAAGTACCGCTGGTTCGCCGTCCTCTACCTCCTCCTGTGCTTCCTGCTGCTGCCGTCGCTGGTGTTTGGCATCTCCATGGCAGGCTGGCAGGCCATGGTAGGCGTGGGCACACCCTTTGGGGCCCTGCTGGCCTTCGTGGTACTTGTCAGCGTGCTGCAGAGTCGCAGCCCCGGGCGCCTGCCCAAGTGGCTGCAGACATGGGACTTCCTGCCCCGCTGGATGCACTCCCTGCAGCCCCTGGACCACCTCATCACCCGCGCTACCTTGTGCTGTGCCAGGCCCGAGCCCCGCTCACCCCCGCTGCCCGCCAGGGTCTTCCTGGAGGAGCTGCCCCCTGCCACACCCTCCCCCCGCCTCGCGATGCCCAGTCACCACACGGCCACCCGTCTCTAG